The Thermosipho melanesiensis BI429 sequence TTTTGGTGTTGAAAACGCCGTTTCAAAAGCAAAAGAACTTTTGAAGAAGGGATTAAGTGTTTGGACTGATGATGATATAGTACATAACAAATCAGTGATGAAAGAACTTTACGATATGGGTTTATCTAAGGAAAAAGGTGATGTGTTTCTGGTTAGAGCTCATGGACTGCCGAAAGATGTTTTGGATGATTTGAAAAAAAGGTATAAGGTAGAGGATTTAACTTGTAGTATTGTTAAGAATTTATTTAAAACTGTTGCTGAGATTGAAAAAAAAGGATACAAAATTGTTGTCTTTGGAAAAAAAGAACATCCAGAAATGAAAGCATTAAAAAGTTATTGTGAAAATGCGACTATAACGGATATTCCACTTCCGATAAATGCAAAAAGGATAGCAATTGCTAGTCAAACAACTATGTCATATACAGATTTTGAATTTTTTGTAAATAAGATTACTGAGATGTCTAAATTTGATGATATTAAAATAATTAACAGTATTTGCAATATAACGTATAACCGAGAAAAGGAAGCGGAAAAGATTTCGAAAATAGTTGATTTAATGGTCGTAGTTGGTGGTAAACATAGTTCAAATACAACAAAGTTGTATAAAATCTCTTCGAAATATACTAAGAGTATGCATATTGAATTACCAGAAGAATTAATTGAATTACCCAAGGGGGTAAAGAAAATAGGTGTAATAAGTGGGACTTCTACACCGAAAAATATAGTTGAAAAAGTAATATTAAGATTAAAAGAATTAGGAGGGATGCTGCAAATGGATGGTAACTTTGAAAAACTTTTAGAAAGCTATTTGTATGACGACGTAAGAAGAGGAACAGAAGTTATGGGAACAGTTTTAAGAAAGGGAGAAACAGAGCTATTTGTTAATTTTGGTTGGAGAGCGGAGGGGATAGTTTCAAGTGATGAATTGGTAAAAGATTTAAGTGAATATAATATCGGTGATAAATTAAAATTGTTAGTAATAAAGATTGATGAAGAAGACGGTATGGCATTTCTTTCGGAAAAAAGGGTTTATCTTAAAAATATAAGAAATATATTGAGAGAGAAATTTGAGAAAGGCGAAAAAGTTATTGGGAAAATAATATCAAGAAATAAGGGTGGCTATGATGTATTAATAGATAATGTATTCAAGGCATTTTTACCCAAGAGTGAATCAATGATTTATGGAGATAATATCCCAGATTATACTATGGAATTTAAAATAATAAAGTTTGAAGATAAAAGAAAATTAAATGTAGTTGTATCGCGAAAAGCATTAGTTAAAGAACAAGTTGAGAGATTTTTCAAAGAGAGAAAAAAGGGAGATATAGTGGAAGGTATTGTAAAAAGAATAGAGGATTTTGGTGCATTTGTCAGGGTAGCAGAAGGTATTGAAGGTTTATTACCAAATTCAGAAGTATCTTATGATTATGAAATTAGCGCAATGGATGTATTAGGTGAAGGACAAAGTGTAAAGTTATATTTAAAGGAAATCGATCCAACAAACAAGAAGTTAATTTTCAGTTTAAAAGAGTTAATGCCAAATCCGTGGAATAACGTTGAAAAGAAATATAAAATTGGTGAAGTTGTTAGTGGAAAGGTGAAAAAGATAATGCCTTATGGTTTTTTTGTTAATCTTGAACCTGGTATTGATGGTTTTGTGCATATCGATGATGTATTTTGGGGAAAAAGAGGGAATATAAAAGATATAATTAGTGAAGGTGATTTTGTTAAGTTAGTTGTAAAAGAAATAGATAAAGAAAATAAAAAGATAAGATTAAGTTATAAAGAAGTAAAAGGTGATCCATGGGAAAATATTGAGGAAAAATATCCATTAGGAAATGTAGTTACTGGAATTGTAAGAGTAGTATTTGATAAAGGGGTTATTATTGACATTGAAGAAGGAATAAGTGGGTATTGTCCTATTTCGGAAATTTCATGGAATTATATTTCTCATCCCACTGATGTGATTGGGGAGGGAAATAAAGTTAAAGCTGTCGTTTTAGATTTAGATAAGGAAAATAGAAAGATAAGGTTGAGTATAAAAAGAACAGTTGAAAATCCATGGGAGAAATTTAAACAACAGCACAAAGTAGGGGATATAATAAAAGTTAAATTGGTAAAGGAATTAAAAAATGGTTATAGTGCAAATGTAGAAGGTATTGAGGTTTATGTGCCAAAATCACACATTGTTTCTGATATTAATGTGAGTGATGATTTAGAAGTGAAGATTATTAATATAAAAACAGATGGAGAGATTTTACGAGTAGTTGTAAGTGAAAAAGAAAAAGAAAATGAAAAAGTTCTTGACGAGATAAAAAATGAAGCTGAAAAGGAAAGATATACCTCCATTGAAAGGAAGGTAAAAAATGGCGACAGTTCTGATAGTGGGGAAGAGTAATGTTGGAAAATCCACACTTTTCAATAAACTTATTGGAAAGAAAAAGTCAATTGTAGATAATAAAGAAGGGGTTACAAGGGATGCGGTTAGTGACCGCGTCTCCTATTTTGGAAAATCGTTTAAATTAATAGATACCTGTGGAATTTTTGAAAGACCTGAGGATATAATTTCTGAAAGGTTGAAAAATTTAACTTTAAATATGTTGAGTGAAGGTGATATAATAATATTTGTTGTTGATGGAAAATATGGTCTAACATCAGAAGATTATCATCTGGCGGATTTATTGAGAAAATCAAATTCAGATGTAATTTTGGTAGTAAATAAATCTGAGAATGAAAAAAAAGTTTTTGTAAATTTTGATGATTTTTATAGTTTAGGTTTTGGAGAACCTTTGTTTATATCAGCTGAACAGGGAAAAAATATTGATAGGTTAATTGAAGAGGTTATAAAAAGACTTGAGAAAAAAGGATTAAAGCTTGAAGAAGAGGAAGAAAAGGATTCTATAATTAGGGTAGCGTTAATTGGAAGACCTAACGCGGGAAAATCCACATTGTTTAATGGTATTTTGGAGCGAGAAAGGGCTTTGGTTACACCTATTCCAGGTACAACAAGAGATGCTATTGATGAGTTAGTTGAAATTAATGGAAAAAAATATCTATTTATTGATACTGCTGGATTGAGAAGGAAAAGTAAGGTGGAATATAAGAGTATAGATATGTATAGTAATGTTAGATCAATAAAGAGTATAGAGTTGTCTGATGTTGTAGTGTTTGTTATAGATTCTCTAGAAGGAATTACCCACCAAGATCAGAAAATTGCAGGAATTGCAGAAAATAGAGGGAAGGCTACTGTTGTAGTCTTTAATAAGATTGATTTAGTAAAAAATTTTAAATATAGAAAACAAGAGTTTATTGAACACTTTATGGAGAGGTTGTACTTTGTAAGTTATAGTCCAGTGGTTTTTGTAAGTGCACAAGAAAGGTATGGAATAGGAAAATTGATTAAGGCTATAAAGGAGGCATATAATTCTTTGTTTTATAGAGTTCAAACAAGTGCTGTAAACGCTGTTATTCAAAGAATGATAATGTTTAGTCCTCCACCAAGGGGGTTAAAGATTTATTACGGAGCACAGGTTGATGTTAAGCCACCAACATTTTTATTTTTTACCAATGGAAAAAAGGTACCGGAATTTTATCAAAATAACATAAGGAAAATTATAAGAGAAAATATTTATCATTTTACCGGGGCGCCAATATTTTTGAAATTTAAAAATAGACATTAAAGGGGGAAGAGGTTATGAAAAAATTTTTTTTGCTTTTTTTAACCTTGATTGTTGTTGATATGTTTGCTTTTAAGGTCATTATGGTGACGGATGTAGGGGGGTTAGGAGACGGGTCATTTATGGATGGTACATGGTCTGGAATTGTTAAAGCGTGTGAGGAACTTGGAGTAGAATATGGTGTGATCCAATCGAAAGAGCAAGGAGATTATGTAAGTAACTTAAGTAAAGCAGCAGAACAAGCAGATGTTGTTTTTGCAGTGGGATTTTTGATGTCCGATGCATTTTATAAGGTTGCACAACAATATCCTGAAACATATTTTGTTGGTATTGATTTTGATAGCGGGACTATATTGGCCAATGTTATGACTTTTACATTCAAAGAGCAAGAAGGAAGTTTTTTAACAGGATATTTAGCAGCAGGGATGACAAAAACTGGAAAAGTTGCTATAATTGGTGGTATCCCCATACCACCTGTAAAAAGATATGAGATTGGTTTTAGGGCAGGGGTTAGGGCTTATAATCAAATTCATAATGCAAATATCGAAGTAAAGGTGGTTTATTCAAATTCATTTACAGATCCAAAGAAAGGAAAAGAACTTGCCCAGTCGCTTATTGGAGAGGGAGTGGACATCATCCAGCAGGCTTGTGGAGGTACCGCTCTTGGGATAATTGAAGCGATAAAGGAGGAAAATTACAAAAATGTTCCAAATGGAGATTTGAAAGGTTTATTAGATTATATGTATGATAATATTGGCTATTTTATGCTTGGAGGGGATATTGAACAAGAGCCCCAGGCACCAGGGCATATACTAGCAAGTGCAATAAAGAGAGTAGATGTTGCAAGTTATTTGGGAGTAAAGAAAGCGTATAATGGCGAGTGGCAACCAGGAAATATCGAGTTAGGTTTAAAAGAAGAAGGAGAAGGTATTAGTAGAATGAGATACACGAAAGGATTAGTCCCAGATAGTTTAATTTACGAAATAGAATATTTGACAGGTTTGGTGAAAGATGGAAAATTAATTATACCATCTACAGAGGAAGAGTTGAATGCTATGAGAATAAAAATATCATTTTAGTAAGGAGTCGTTATGTTGAAAAAGATAAATTTTTGGGGTTGGTTTTCGATTTTAAGTGTATTACTAGTTATACAATTTTTATACTGGTATGTATATAGATCTAATGTATATGCATTTTTCTATTCATTAAAAAATTCATCGCATAATGTGGTTAATGAATATAACGGAAATTTAAAGTTGTATTCCTTAAATGAGGATGCGATAAGGGTTGAAACAATTAAGAATGTAAAGGCAAGAGGAATAAATATAATTGTTGGGCCTAATTTTAGTAGTACTGGTGCAAAGATATTCCAATTTCTTGAAAAGTACGACCTTGTTTCATTTTCACCAAGTATTACTTCTACAAAGTTGTTGAAACAAACAAATAGAATTATTTCAATGGTTCCAACAAATGAATATCAAATAAAAAGCATTATGGAATTTTTAAAGGAGAAAAATGTGCAAAAAGTTTTGTTGGTTTTGGATCCATTTAATAAAGAGTATGCAAATGAATTTTTAATGATTTTGGATGTTTTTGAAGGAAAATACAAATATTTTTATACAGTAACCAATTTTTCAGAAAATTTGGATGATTATGATGCAATTGTTTTGACCCTTGCGCCAAAATATGCTTCAGACTTTTTATGGTATTTTGCAAAATATTATAAAGGTATTATTTTGGGAACTGATTCTGTATTTGATGAAATATTAAACACTCTTCCAACGTTATCAAATTTTTATATTGTAAACTTTGGTTTTAAGAGTTATGATTGGTCAAATGAAGCTATTTTGAAAATATTTGATATACTTTCTAAACACAAATTTATTTCAACAAATCAGTTTATTAATTTTCTTTTAGGGCATGATATTTACGATGGAATTAGTCTTACAAAAGATGGTGTTATAAATAAAGGTATAAAGATAGTTAATTTTGAAGAGTTTAGAAAGGAGAATAGATAAGTTGAAGGCAGCAAAAAGCTTTCTAACTTTTGCTTATTTGATATTAATAGTTTTTATTGTGGTTATATTTAATTATTTTGTGAAAACAACATTAGAAGATTCTTCGATTGTTTTTACAAAATATTTTGATAATTTAATTTTAAATAAGCAATTTTTAGTGGCAAAACTTGATAGTGATTTTTTTGATCCTGTTCTCAATCGTAGTTTCAAAGGCATTTTAAATGAGGGACCAAATAAATATATTAAGGGAATTTATTATGCTTTTGATACTTTAAAATACGTAGAAAGGTGCGAAAATGGGTATTGCTTGTATGAAATTCCCATATATCTTTTTAATTTAAATATAGATTCTATTAAATATTACGATGTGATTGTTAGTGATAAAGTGGTTTTTTCAAGTGAAAATTTAAAGATAGGAAGTAATTATGAAAAAGGTTTTTTTGAGGAAAGTACTATTTCAGAATTTGGATTTACGTTTGTTGTAGGGTATAAAACCAAGTTCGTGCTAATGTTTAATTTGTATATTGTTTTGATATTTACAATTGCTTATTTTCTATCTTATTTTCTTTTTTATAACGAGGAGAAAAAAATTAAAAGAATGGATAATGTGCTGAAAAATCTTAATAAGGAATTGATAAAGGTCTATGAAGATTTTGAAAAAAATAAAGAATTAAAGGAATTTAATATATCCAAAACACATATTGAAAGTGTAAATGTTTTGCAGGAGAATATAAATAAACTTTTTGTGGAATTTAAAAGAATCTTTGGTGAATATGAAAGAACTGCACAAATGTTGGAATCGACGATGGCAGAATTGGAAGAAACTAATGCGGAATTGGTAGAGAAGAATTTACAAATAATATCTGCACTTGCAGAAGCAGTTGAGTTAAAAGATTCTGTGACGGGTAATCATTCAAGAAATGTTATGGAATTGTCATTATATTTGGCAAAAAAGTTTAATATAAAGGAACCTGCTGAGATTGAAGCAATCAAGTATGGTGCGATATTGCATGATATTGGTAAAATAGGTATACCTGAACATATTTTGAATAAGCCTGGAAAACTAAACGATGAAGAATTTGAAATAATGAAAAAACACACAATCTATGGAGAAAAGATTATTAAAGCAATTCCAGGGTGGTCGCTTGTTGCGGATATAATCAGGCATCACCATGAAAATTGGGATGGTAGTGGTTATCCAGATGGATTGAAAGATGGCGAAATTAGTTTGAGAGCTCAAATTGTTTCGATCGTTGATGTTTTTGTTGCGCTAACAGAGGATAGGCCGTATAGAAAAGGATTAACAATTGAAAAAACATTGAGTATTATGAAGGAAATGGTTGGTATAAAATTTTCTGAAAAATTATTTGAAAAATTTTTGGAAGTATTAAGGGAAAAAGGATATTTAAGTTGATAATTTGGATAAATTATGATAACATAGTAAAGGATAAAATTTAGAAAAGGAGGATAGTGTATGAAAAGGACATATCAACCATCAAGAATTAAAAGGAAAAGAACACATGGGTTTTTAGCTAGAAAGAAGACAACAGGCGGAAGGAGAGTTTTGAAAAACAGAAGAAGAAAGGGAAGATGGAGACTAACGGTTTAAAAGGAAATTTCTTTAAAAAGTATGAACGCTTGAAGCTCAGGAAAGATTTTAAAAGATTATACGAAACGGGGAAGAGTATACAAGTACCATATTTTGTAATAATATATTTGAAAAATGGATTTGAATATAGTCGATTTGGTTTTTCAGTACGTAAAAAATTTGGAAAAGCTGTAAGGCGGAATAGATTAAAGAGATGGATGCGAGAAGTTATTAGAACGAATAAATATGTAATTCCAAAAGGCTATGACTATTTAATAATTGCTAGAAAGCATCTATCGAGGGATTTTGAAAAAATTACTTACCAGCATTTCAAGGAAGAGTTACTAAAATTATTTGCGAGGATTGACGATGAAGAAAATAATATTGGCGTTAATTAGATTTTATCAGAAATTTATTTCACCATTAAAACCACCAACGTGCATATATACTCCGACATGTTCGGAGTATACTTATCAAGCTGTAAAGAAATTTGGAGTATTTAAAGGTCTTTTCCTGGGCTTCAAGCGTATTTTAAGGTGTAATCCACTTCATGAAGGTGGTGAAGACCCGGTACCAGATAAGTTTTATATAATAAAAGGGAGGCGGTTGGATTGAAAAAAATAATTACCGTCATTTTTTTGTTGCTTTCATTTATTTTGATAGCAGGAACTATAAACGTTGAAGAAAGAACAGATGGGATTTACGTTTTTACAAGGTTTATGGAGTATAAATTTGATTATAATGGTAATTTAGTGGAAGTATATAGAGTTATTGAAAGAAGAACAAGGCTATTTCTATATTCAAACGATGGTTTTGATATAGAAAATGTGAATTCAACTCCAACGTTTAATTGGCAAGGTTTGAAGGATGGGGAAAAATATTCAGAAGTAACTTTAAAATTTGATTACGATAAGATGGAAAAAATATACAATTTTAAAGAGGGGCCAAATTATACATTTAACGTTGTAATTAACTCAACAGATGAAATAACAGTTTCCCTACCAAGAGTTGGTTACGAAGTTAACGATAGATTAAAGAACAATATTTTTCTTTCTTTTTACGAGAAAGGGGATATACTTTCAATAATTAAGTTTTCAGGAAAAACGTTAGGGGGAAATAAAGTAAAAGGTGCTAATTTAAGGTTTTTAGTATACATTGGACCTTACAAAAAGACGCTAATAAAAAGTGGTTTTTCGGATGATTATGAAGTGATTTTAGAAATGCTCAAAACAATTTCAGGTGTTGGCGGATGGTTTGACTTTATACTTTATCCTTTGGTTTATTTCTTTGGATGGATAAATGATTTTACAAAGAATTTTGGTTTAACAATAATAGTTTTTACTATTATTATACGTTTTGTGCTTTATCCTTTGTATCATTCACAGACAAAGTCAATGATAAAAATGAGAAAGCTACAACCAATAGTTGAACAAATAAAGAAAAAATACAAAGATCCACAAAAACAACAACAGGAGCTTTTAAAAGCATATAGGGAGAATAAAATTAATCCCGCAAGTGGTTGTTTAATGGCACTTGTACAGTTACCTATTTTTATAATCTTATACCAGGTAATAAGGTATTATCAAGAGGAATTTGCGTTTAGCGGAAAGTTTTTAATTTGGAGGGATTTAACCGCAGGTGGTTTTTCTGCAAATTGGGTGTTTTTAATAATCCAGATTGTAGCAGGGTATTATCTTGCCTTGATTACTAGTCAAGATACAAGAACAGCTTGGCAGAGTATTATCATGAGCTTTATTTTCCCGTTTTTATTCATTGGATTGCCAAGTGGTGTTTTCTTGTACTATACTGCAAACACGTTGATTCAAGTTGGTATAACATACTATATTTACAAAAAATATAAAATAAAGGGTTTGACACAAAGGGAACTTTGGGGATTGCCAAATAAGGGGTGAAGGTCTTGAGAAAGCTGACACTTACAGGAAAAAATGTGGAAGAAATTTTAACAATATTTGAGGAAGATATGAATATAAAAAAAGGAGAATATGATTATTTGGTTATTGATAAAGGTTCAAGTGGTTTTTTAGGTTTTTTGTCTCGTGATGCGGTAGTTGAAGTTACGATAAAGAAAGAATACTACGAAAGAAAATTGAAAGAGTTTTTGGAAAATGTGGTAAGATGTTTTGATGAAGGAATAAGTGTAGAGGTGTTTTCAAAGAATAATAGGGTTTTTATTGCAAAGATAAAAGGAGAGGGTATCGGGAAAATAATTGGAAAACACGGAAAAGGTTTAGGTGCATTGCAGCATATTGCTACAATTTTTCTAAATAGATTGTCTGATATAAAAATTACTGTGATTATAGACGCGGGAGACTATAGGGAAAAAAGAAAGGAATTGATAAAAAATATTGTTGTAAATGCCGTTGAAAAGTTGAGAAATGGTGCAAAAAAGATAGAGTTGGATCCCATGTTTTCTTTTGAAAGAAGGTTAGTACATGAATTTTTAAAAAGATATCCAGATGTTTTTTCATATTCCGAAGGAGTTGAGCCGTATAGATATGTGGTAATTGAAAGGAGGGGAAAGAATGATAGTTTCCAAACCAGAAAGAGTAGAACCTATAATAATAGATGAAGGAAAAATTGAAAAAAGGATTTTAATTGGTTCAAAAGATGGAGCCGAAAGATTTGTAATGAGATTGTTTAAATTACAACCTGGTGCTAACACACCATATCATACCCATGATTGGGAGCATGAGATATTTGTTGTGAGGGGAAAGATACAAGCGGTATCGAAAGATAAGAAGATAGTTGCAGAAGAGGGAAGTTTTATTTTTGTTAAGCCCAATGAAGAACATCAATTTGTCAATATAGGGGATGTTGATGCAGAATTTATTTGTGTGATACCGTATATACCAAACAATGAATGAAAATATAGGTAAACTTCTAATAAAGCAAATAATTTTATTTTCAATTTTAATAATTGCAATAGTAAGTACGGGAGTCCTTTACTATCATTATGTGGAAGGACTCTCGTTTGTTGATGCTTTTTTCTTTACGGCAATAACTATTTCAACTGTTGGTTATAGTATGCCTGAGACACTTAGTAATACAGGGAGAATTTTCACATCTATTTTAATTTTTATGGGAATTAGTGTGGTTTTATACGGTGTGTCGAGTGTTACTGCAATTGTTGTTGAGGGAAAGTTAAGTGATTATATGAAAGAGAGGCGAAATAGGAAAATGATTGAAAGATTAGAAAATCATATAATTGTTGTTGGAGCTGGGAAAACGGGGCAGTATGTAATTGCAGAGTTGATAAGGGAAAAGGAAAAATTTTTAATAATTGATAACAAAGAGGAGAATATAAAAAAGTTGCTGGAGATGTATAATATTGAAGTTCCTTATGTTATTGGCGATGCAGCAGAAGAAGATATATTACTAAATTCGGGAATTATGAAAGCGAGAGCTCTTATTACTACGCTTCCAGAGGATTCAGTTAATGTTTTTGTTGTTTTAAGTGCAAGGACTTTAAACCCAAATTTAACTATAATTTCAAAAGTTACCGATGTTTCATCGATTAGAAAATTAATTTATGCAGGTGCTACAACAGTAGTAGCAGCTGCAGAAATAGCGGGAACTAGAATGGCAAGGTTAATCACAAGACCTGAAAGTGTTAATTTTGTGGATTTATTTGCGTTTGGAAATGAACAATACAGAATTGAGGAAGTAAAGGTTAATAAAAATAGTGGTATAGTTGACAAAAAAATTTCGGATTTGGATGTTGGAAAGAAGTTTAACGTATTAATACTTGCAATTAATCGTTTTGGTGATATAATTTTTGGACCAAGCGGAAATGTTGAAATAAATAATAATGATGTATTGATGATAATGGGGAAAAAAGATAATATTGATAAATTTAAGGAGTTTGTTAAAGCCTGATATCCTACCTATCTTTCCTATCTTCAAATTTTTCAATGATATGAAAAGATACATACGTATTTTCTAGTTATTTTAAGTAATATTGCTTATAAAGCAATATTACACTCCTTGTTGCTTGCAAATTTGCATGTTAGACTATAGATGCTAAATATATAAAATTTGGAGGTGTGTTATGGAAATAAAAGATATATTATCTATTGTTGAACGTGAAAAAATTAATTTTATAGATTTAAAAGTAGTTGATATTTGGGGTAAATGGAGACATGTAACTTTAGCAAGAACAAATTTTTCTGAAAAAACATTTTATGAAGGTGTAGGTTTTGATGCCTCAAATTTGGGCTATGCAAGTGTCGAAAACAGTGATATGGTTTTAATTCCCGATCCTCAAACTGCATTTTTTGAAAAAATAGGTGAGGAAAAGGTTTTGAGTCTGATTTGTGATGTATATGATGTAAATTCAGGTAAAGCTTCTTTTCATGATCCAAGGTCTATTTTAAAAGCCACGCTAAATGAAATTGGTGATGTTGCTGATGAAGTTTTTTTGGGACCAGAATATGAATTCCATGTCTTTGAAAATGTGAGGTATAGTATTAGTAACAATGAGATTAGTTTGAAAATTGATAGCAAAGAAGGTTTTTGGAATGCCGAAGAAACAGGAGAATATTTTATTGGAAAGAAAAAGGGATATCATAGAATTCCACCATTTGATACATTGATGGAAGTGAGAAATGAAATTGTAAAAAGGTTGCTAGAATATGGGGTCCCAGTAAAGTATCACCACCATGAAGTTGGTACGTGTCAGGTTGAGATTGAATTGAATTTTATAAGTGCTTTAAAAGCGGCAGATTATACACTCTTAGTGAAACATGTAGCAAGGCAAGTTGCAAAAAAGTTTGGTTTAATTGTAACATTTATGCCAAAACCTTTATATGATGAAGCAGGAAATGGTATGCATGTTCATCAATTCTTAGTAAAAAATGGCGAAAATATCTTTGCAGGTGACAAATTATACGGATTATCAACTTACGCATTATCGTATATTGCAGGACTATTGAAACATGCTCCTTCAATCATGGCATTTACAAATCCGACTACAAATTCATATAGAAGATTGGTTCCAGGTTACGAAGCACCGACCAATGCGGTTTTTGCACTTGCAAACAGAACTGCAGCCATTAGGATCCCCGCTTATGTAAAAGATGAAAGTAAAAAGAGAATAGAATTTAGAACAATTGATGCATCGTGTAACCCGTACCTTGCATTTTCGGCAATGATTTTAGCTGGAGTTGATGGGATAAGAGAAAAACTTGATCCGACTGCAGAGGGATTTGGCCCGTTTGAAAGAGATTTATATAATGAAGATATTAAACCTCTCCCATATACTTTATCTCAGGCATGTAGTGCATTGAAAGGTGATAATGAATATTTAAAGGTCTTTCCAAAACAATTAATAGAACACTGGATTAAATTAAAAACAAAGGAAGAGAGAGAAATGTTAGCTATTCCACACCCAAAAGAGT is a genomic window containing:
- the glnA gene encoding type I glutamate--ammonia ligase, translated to MEIKDILSIVEREKINFIDLKVVDIWGKWRHVTLARTNFSEKTFYEGVGFDASNLGYASVENSDMVLIPDPQTAFFEKIGEEKVLSLICDVYDVNSGKASFHDPRSILKATLNEIGDVADEVFLGPEYEFHVFENVRYSISNNEISLKIDSKEGFWNAEETGEYFIGKKKGYHRIPPFDTLMEVRNEIVKRLLEYGVPVKYHHHEVGTCQVEIELNFISALKAADYTLLVKHVARQVAKKFGLIVTFMPKPLYDEAGNGMHVHQFLVKNGENIFAGDKLYGLSTYALSYIAGLLKHAPSIMAFTNPTTNSYRRLVPGYEAPTNAVFALANRTAAIRIPAYVKDESKKRIEFRTIDASCNPYLAFSAMILAGVDGIREKLDPTAEGFGPFERDLYNEDIKPLPYTLSQACSALKGDNEYLKVFPKQLIEHWIKLKTKEEREMLAIPHPKEFDNYFDI
- a CDS encoding potassium channel family protein; amino-acid sequence: MNENIGKLLIKQIILFSILIIAIVSTGVLYYHYVEGLSFVDAFFFTAITISTVGYSMPETLSNTGRIFTSILIFMGISVVLYGVSSVTAIVVEGKLSDYMKERRNRKMIERLENHIIVVGAGKTGQYVIAELIREKEKFLIIDNKEENIKKLLEMYNIEVPYVIGDAAEEDILLNSGIMKARALITTLPEDSVNVFVVLSARTLNPNLTIISKVTDVSSIRKLIYAGATTVVAAAEIAGTRMARLITRPESVNFVDLFAFGNEQYRIEEVKVNKNSGIVDKKISDLDVGKKFNVLILAINRFGDIIFGPSGNVEINNNDVLMIMGKKDNIDKFKEFVKA
- the jag gene encoding RNA-binding cell elongation regulator Jag/EloR codes for the protein MKVLRKLTLTGKNVEEILTIFEEDMNIKKGEYDYLVIDKGSSGFLGFLSRDAVVEVTIKKEYYERKLKEFLENVVRCFDEGISVEVFSKNNRVFIAKIKGEGIGKIIGKHGKGLGALQHIATIFLNRLSDIKITVIIDAGDYREKRKELIKNIVVNAVEKLRNGAKKIELDPMFSFERRLVHEFLKRYPDVFSYSEGVEPYRYVVIERRGKNDSFQTRKSRTYNNR
- the yidC gene encoding membrane protein insertase YidC, which codes for MKKIITVIFLLLSFILIAGTINVEERTDGIYVFTRFMEYKFDYNGNLVEVYRVIERRTRLFLYSNDGFDIENVNSTPTFNWQGLKDGEKYSEVTLKFDYDKMEKIYNFKEGPNYTFNVVINSTDEITVSLPRVGYEVNDRLKNNIFLSFYEKGDILSIIKFSGKTLGGNKVKGANLRFLVYIGPYKKTLIKSGFSDDYEVILEMLKTISGVGGWFDFILYPLVYFFGWINDFTKNFGLTIIVFTIIIRFVLYPLYHSQTKSMIKMRKLQPIVEQIKKKYKDPQKQQQELLKAYRENKINPASGCLMALVQLPIFIILYQVIRYYQEEFAFSGKFLIWRDLTAGGFSANWVFLIIQIVAGYYLALITSQDTRTAWQSIIMSFIFPFLFIGLPSGVFLYYTANTLIQVGITYYIYKKYKIKGLTQRELWGLPNKG
- a CDS encoding cupin domain-containing protein, which codes for MIVSKPERVEPIIIDEGKIEKRILIGSKDGAERFVMRLFKLQPGANTPYHTHDWEHEIFVVRGKIQAVSKDKKIVAEEGSFIFVKPNEEHQFVNIGDVDAEFICVIPYIPNNE